The Brevibacterium atlanticum genome segment CGGGCCTGCTCCGCGTTGACGACGTCCATGATGACACCGCCCTTGAGCATCTGCGCCAGGCCGGTGTTGAGGAGGGTCTGAGTCTCGGTCATTGGGTTCTTCCATTCACTCGTGCGGTCACGATCCCGGTCGACCATGCGCACAGCGTCGCCTCGCCTCAATCAGTGGCGAGTCGATGCGGTCGGATGTCGGGTCGATGGATCGGATGATGACAGGGGTGAACGGCCGTTCGCTTCCAGGCTAGAACGAGATGTGGCTTATAAAGAGGGCCAGCAGAGTTTCAGTATTTTAGGCCAGTCTGCCTCGGCAGAACTATCATCGTGCCATGGGAGCGCGGAGCGAACGAGTGCAGGTGATCGGTGCCGGCAGCAAGGACAAGGGCCGGGCCGAAGGCATCGCCCTGCCGTTGAGCGTGGACAAGCGCGTGGCTACTCCTCTGCCCGATCAGATCGCTCAGGGACTGCGAGCCCTCATCGCCGATGGGACGTTGCGCCCTGGTGATGCGGTTCCGTCGAGTCGTCGCCTTGCCGGCCACCTCGGCGTCTCTCGCGGCAGTGTCGAGACCGCCTATGCTCAGCTCGGGGTCGAAGGATTCCTCCTCGGAGCGGAACGCTCTGCGACCCGGGTCAACCCGGACCTGCCCGCCGCAGCACGGTCACCGCAGCCCAGACCCCGTGTTCCCACTTCGCCGAGGCGGCGCCTGCGCAGCTACATCGACCTCCGCCCGGGTTTCGGTGGTGACGATCCGCTGCGTGAACCCGCCTTCCGGAGGGCGTGGCGGGAATCGCTCGACCTCGATCCCGGACCGATCGACCCAGTGGGCCAGCCGGGTGCCCGGTGGGCCATCGCCGACTATCTACGGCTGGCTCGGGGGATGACCGTCGATCCCGACGAGATCATCCTCACCAGCGGTTCCCGGGATGGTCTGCGCCTGCTGCTGGGCATCGGCGTGAACGGGTCGATCGCTGTGGAAAATCCCGGATTCCCTGGCCTGCGGCAGGCGATGGCCGACCAGGAACTCGTGCCGCTCGACGTCGCCGAAGAAGCCCCGGCACCGGTCGGGGTGGGTGCCGCCGTCGTGACCCCGAACCACCAGTTCCCGCACGGCACCCCGATGCCTGTCGATCAGCGTGTACGCCTCCTGGACTGGGCAGCGGAGCACGACATCATCCTCATCGAGGACGATTACGACAGCGAAGCGCGCTTCACCCGCACAGTGCTGCCGACACTCTACGACCTCGCCTCGTCGGCAGGAAGCCCGGCGCAGGTCGTCCATATCGGCACGTTCTCGACCCTGCTCACCTCGTCGGTGTCGACGGGATACCTCGTCAGTCACGGCGAGATCGCCGACCGCCTCGTGGAGATGCGCACGGCGCTGGGCCCGGCGTATTCACCGATCCTGCAGACAGCCATCGGGTCGTACCTGGGATCAGGGGGACTGCGCCGACGGATCTCTCGCGGACGGCGCCGCCTCAGAGCCGCTGAGCAGGTCGTCGCCGAGGTCGGAGAGATCCCCGGTCTCGTCCACGAGGGGCGCACCCTCGTGATCGAGACGAGCCGTGACGAGGCCGCGTGGCTGTTGCGTCGATTGGCTGATCGCGGGATCCTCGTCGCTTCGTTGGCCCGTGGTTGGACCGGCGGGGATGAGGCCCGCCACGGACTCGTCATCGCCCACTCGAATGTCGAGGCCGAGGTGCTGCGGAACGCACTGACAGTCGTGCAGTCCCTGTTGAGTAGGATCGAGTCATGAAGAGGTTCGGTTTCGTTGCCGACGGCGTGTTCAAACTGCTTGTCGCCGTGGCAATCGTGGTGTTCATGCCCGCACTCGAGGAGTTCTTCCTCTCGCCGAGGTGGCTCGTCATCGTCGCTGCCGTACTGCTCTTCCTCAGCGCTGCCACGGAGATCTCGTTCGGAGTGCGCAAGGGGGAGAAGCGCTACGTCAGACACCTGGCGATCTTCGACAGCCTGTGGATCATCGCGACGGTTGTCGGCATCGTCTTCGCTTTCGCCGGAAACGCAGCCGCCGGCTATGTCTGGTTCGGCTACACGGGATTGGCTTCGCTGTTCCTCGCGGTGGTCTTCACCACCGGAGCGAACGGCCCGGACTTCGGCGACGACGAGAACGGC includes the following:
- the pdxR gene encoding MocR-like pyridoxine biosynthesis transcription factor PdxR, producing MGARSERVQVIGAGSKDKGRAEGIALPLSVDKRVATPLPDQIAQGLRALIADGTLRPGDAVPSSRRLAGHLGVSRGSVETAYAQLGVEGFLLGAERSATRVNPDLPAAARSPQPRPRVPTSPRRRLRSYIDLRPGFGGDDPLREPAFRRAWRESLDLDPGPIDPVGQPGARWAIADYLRLARGMTVDPDEIILTSGSRDGLRLLLGIGVNGSIAVENPGFPGLRQAMADQELVPLDVAEEAPAPVGVGAAVVTPNHQFPHGTPMPVDQRVRLLDWAAEHDIILIEDDYDSEARFTRTVLPTLYDLASSAGSPAQVVHIGTFSTLLTSSVSTGYLVSHGEIADRLVEMRTALGPAYSPILQTAIGSYLGSGGLRRRISRGRRRLRAAEQVVAEVGEIPGLVHEGRTLVIETSRDEAAWLLRRLADRGILVASLARGWTGGDEARHGLVIAHSNVEAEVLRNALTVVQSLLSRIES